A single window of Nasonia vitripennis strain AsymCx chromosome 4, Nvit_psr_1.1, whole genome shotgun sequence DNA harbors:
- the LOC100123028 gene encoding protein bicaudal D isoform X2, protein MADAEMLAELHAEIERLSRELDLASTEKIQSAQYGLALLEEKSTLQERCNELEGLYENTKHELDITQEALAKYQTTTKLTTRSGIEQEESLLHESAARETSLTTQILELENEVKQLRHELERVQSERDHALQEREDVGKDHLLVESERRSLRTELKESRFRETRLLQDYTELEDENISLQKQVSTLRSSQVEFEGAKHEIRRLTEEVELLNSQVEELSNLKKIAEKQMEEALESLQAEREAKYVLKKELDQRMNSESIYNLSNLALSIRGITDDQTMCSDGEDDSPALRRIEDDLKTQEPGTSSPNKQVDLFSEIHLNELKKLEKQLEMAETEKAVLTQNLKESQCAVDKSQAELQSFIARIVQLAAHVQSLQHIHSKLPEKQSDETTLDKLNLAIIQYHQWSTMSAQEVQQLQKDLAELEKGLTISDSTQHLRTELTNLRNKLLDTEQRSMLLESDVSILSKLAAEAGSSLESAQNDLQNMSDELATLYHHVCTVNGETPSRVILDHEKIVPADSEEESGKIEWCRTLFKTDIKIKDLESLSKAKEITKNIETAMDQIKYLRSAVEHTIELSKLKGIKTGMCAVCEASVSENKLEVAELQEQVIRLKALLSAKQEQIATLRTVLKSNKNTAEVALSNLKSKYENEKTIVNETMLKLRNELRTLKENAATFSSLRAMFAARCEENATREDELKRQLAVAEEDRKTLNQLLRLAVQQKLGLTMKLEELEVDRELRNTRRHPASAGGGGGGGGNGRGRGRLPQQTNRPHQGREFF, encoded by the exons ATGGCGGACGCTGAGATGCTGGCCGAGCTTCATGCCGAGATCGAGCGACTATCTCGCGAGCTCGACCTCGCCTCCACCGAGAAGATCCAGTCGGCACAGTACGGGCTTGCTCTGCTCGAGGAGAAGAGCACTCTTCAGGAACGCTGCAACGAGCTCGAGGGACTCTACGAGAACACCAAGCACGAGCTCGACATCACTCAAGAG GCTTTAGCGAAATATCAAACTACCACAAAATTGACGACACGCAGCGGCATTGAGCAAGAAGAGAGTCTGCTTCATGAAAGCGCTGCACGAGAAACTAGCTTGACGACTCAAATCCTCGAATTGGAAAATGAAGTTAAGCAG CTGCGCCATGAGTTGGAACGTGTTCAATCTGAGCGTGATCACGCTCTACAAGAAAGAGAAGACGTAGGCAAGGACCATTTGTTAGTGGAGTCTGAACGGAGAAGCTTGCGTACAGAGCTTAAAGAGAGCAGATTTCGCGAGACAAGACTTCTGCAAGACTACACTGAACTCGAGGATGAAAACATTTCCTTGCAGAAGCAAGTATCCACTTTGCGGTCTAGTCAGGTGGAATTTGAAGGTGCCAAACATGAAATACGTAGACTGACTGAGGAGGTTGAGCTTCTGAACAGTCAAGTAGAAGAGTTGtctaatttaaagaaaatagcTGAGAAGCAGATGGAAGAAGCATTGGAGTCGTTGCAAGCCGAAAGGGAGGCAAAATATGTCCTCAAGAAGGAACTGGATCAGAGAATGAACAGCGAATCTATCTACAACCTCAGTAATCTTGCACTTTCCATTCGCGGTATTACGGATGACCAAACGATGTGCAGCGATGGTGAGGATGATTCTCCAGCACTAAGAAGAATAGAGGATGATCTGAAGACTCAAGAACCTGGCACCTCATCGCCAAACAAGCAG GTCGACCTGTTCTCGGAGATTCATTTGAACGAACTGAAAAAGCTTGAAAAGCAACTTGAAATGGCTGAAACTGAAAAGGCAGTACTGACGCAGAACCTGAAGGAATCACAGTGTGCTGTTGACAAGAGCCAAGCGGAATTGCAGTCGTTCATTGCGCGCATTGTACAATTAGCTGCCCATGTCCAGTCTCTGCAGCACATTCACTCGAAGCTACCAGAGAAGCAAAGCGATGAAACCACCCTGGACAAGCTGAATTTG GCCATTATTCAATATCACCAATGGAGTACAATGTCAGCTCAAGAAGTTCAACAACTACAAAAAGACTTGGCTGAATTGGAGAAGGGTCTGACGATTTCAGATTCTACTCAACATCTCAGAACGGAACTTACGAATCTTCGTAACAAG TTGTTGGATACTGAGCAAAGAAGTATGCTGCTCGAATCAGATGTCAGCATCCTTTCAAAGCTTGCCGCCGAGGCTGGCAGTTCTTTGGAATCTGCCCAAAACGATCTCCAGAATATGTCAGACGAGCTTGCAACGCTTTATCATCACGTATGCACGGTCAACGGTGAAACTCCATCTAGG GTTATTCTCGATCACGAGAAAATTGTTCCTGCAGATAGCGAGGAGGAAAGTGGTAAGATTGAGTGGTGTAGAACACTCTTCAAGACTGACATCAAAATCAAGGACCTCGAGAGCCTCAGTAAAGCTAAGGAAATCACGAAAAACATCGAAACCGCCATGGATCAAATCAAATACCTCAGGAGTGCAGTCGAGCATACTATTGAATTGTCCAAACTTAAGGGTATCAAAACTGGAATGTGTGCTGTATGCGAAG CTTCCGTCAGTGAGAATAAGTTAGAGGTAGCTGAACTTCAGGAACAGGTGATCCGACTTAAGGCTTTGCTCTCGGCTAAGCAAGAGCAAATAGCTACTTTGAGAACCGTACTGAAGTCTAATAAGAATACCGCGGAAGTGGCCCTAAGCAATCTCAAGAGCAAATATGAGAATGAGAAAACTATCGTTAACGAGACGATGCTCAAATTGCGAAACGAGCTGAGGACGTTGAAGGAAAACGCGGCTACATTCTCAA GTTTACGCGCGATGTTTGCGGCGCGCTGCGAGGAGAACGCTACACGCGAGGACGAGCTGAAGCGACAGCTCGCCGTCGCAGAGGAGGACCGCAAAACACTGAACCAGCTGTTACGCCTCGCTGTCCAGCAAAAGCTCGGACTGACGATGAAACTCGAGGAGCTCGAGGTTGACCGGGAGCTGCGCAACACGAGGAGACACCCAGCGAGCGcaggaggcggcggcggcggaggtgGCAATGGTCGGGGCCGTGGCAGGCTGCCCCAGCAGACGAACCGTCCCCATCAGGGCAGGGAATTTTTCTAG
- the LOC100123053 gene encoding GILT-like protein C02D5.2, with amino-acid sequence MRSYNLLIKIFMAVLVLVIFWQISNLWKSATPEKSELEKLIEKQQIQPVVVTVFYEALCPDSRSFIKHQLKPTFDKIEDYIDVNLIPYGKAETIVTSDDYEFKCQHGETECEANMIHACAIHKVLNSRRRLELVECMISNNMHPQAILETCAKGMDELKDIVQCSKSMEGRKMLKRFGDLTKSLDPRVSFIPTITLDHEIDNQILILKNLLRQVCQRLDSPPSECKS; translated from the coding sequence ATGAGGTCGTACAATCTGctgattaaaatatttatggctGTACTGGTATTAGTAATATTTTGGCAGATATCTAATTTGTGGAAATCAGCTACGCCAGAAAAAAGTGAATTAGAGAAGCTGATTGAAAAGCAGCAAATTCAGCCTGTTGTGGTGACAGTTTTTTACGAAGCATTGTGCCCTGATTCCAGAAGTTTTATCAAGCATCAGTTGAAGCCAACTTTTGACAAAATCGAAGATTACATTGACGTAAACCTAATTCCTTATGGCAAAGCTGAGACAATAGTTACCAGCGACGACTACGAATTCAAGTGTCAGCATGGGGAAACCGAATGCGAAGCAAATATGATTCATGCGTGTGCGATACATAAAGTGCTTAATTCTAGGAGGCGATTGGAGTTGGTGGAATGCATGATAAGCAATAATATGCATCCACAGGCAATTCTGGAAACCTGTGCCAAAGGAATGGACGAGCTGAAGGATATAGTGCAATGTTCAAAGTCAAtggaaggaagaaaaatgttGAAGAGATTCGGTGACCTAACTAAAAGTTTGGATCCCAGAGTCAGTTTCATACCGACCATCACTCTGGATCACGAGATAGACAATCAAATATTGATTCTAAAAAACCTGCTCCGTCAAGTATGTCAGAGATTAGATTCACCACCAAGCGAGTGCAAGAGCTAG
- the LOC100123028 gene encoding protein bicaudal D isoform X1, translated as MADAEMLAELHAEIERLSRELDLASTEKIQSAQYGLALLEEKSTLQERCNELEGLYENTKHELDITQEALAKYQTTTKLTTRSGIEQEESLLHESAARETSLTTQILELENEVKQLRHELERVQSERDHALQEREDVGKDHLLVESERRSLRTELKESRFRETRLLQDYTELEDENISLQKQVSTLRSSQVEFEGAKHEIRRLTEEVELLNSQVEELSNLKKIAEKQMEEALESLQAEREAKYVLKKELDQRMNSESIYNLSNLALSIRGITDDQTMCSDGEDDSPALRRIEDDLKTQEPGTSSPNKQVDLFSEIHLNELKKLEKQLEMAETEKAVLTQNLKESQCAVDKSQAELQSFIARIVQLAAHVQSLQHIHSKLPEKQSDETTLDKLNLAIIQYHQWSTMSAQEVQQLQKDLAELEKGLTISDSTQHLRTELTNLRNKIPVTEKSLQEKLLDTEQRSMLLESDVSILSKLAAEAGSSLESAQNDLQNMSDELATLYHHVCTVNGETPSRVILDHEKIVPADSEEESGKIEWCRTLFKTDIKIKDLESLSKAKEITKNIETAMDQIKYLRSAVEHTIELSKLKGIKTGMCAVCEASVSENKLEVAELQEQVIRLKALLSAKQEQIATLRTVLKSNKNTAEVALSNLKSKYENEKTIVNETMLKLRNELRTLKENAATFSSLRAMFAARCEENATREDELKRQLAVAEEDRKTLNQLLRLAVQQKLGLTMKLEELEVDRELRNTRRHPASAGGGGGGGGNGRGRGRLPQQTNRPHQGREFF; from the exons ATGGCGGACGCTGAGATGCTGGCCGAGCTTCATGCCGAGATCGAGCGACTATCTCGCGAGCTCGACCTCGCCTCCACCGAGAAGATCCAGTCGGCACAGTACGGGCTTGCTCTGCTCGAGGAGAAGAGCACTCTTCAGGAACGCTGCAACGAGCTCGAGGGACTCTACGAGAACACCAAGCACGAGCTCGACATCACTCAAGAG GCTTTAGCGAAATATCAAACTACCACAAAATTGACGACACGCAGCGGCATTGAGCAAGAAGAGAGTCTGCTTCATGAAAGCGCTGCACGAGAAACTAGCTTGACGACTCAAATCCTCGAATTGGAAAATGAAGTTAAGCAG CTGCGCCATGAGTTGGAACGTGTTCAATCTGAGCGTGATCACGCTCTACAAGAAAGAGAAGACGTAGGCAAGGACCATTTGTTAGTGGAGTCTGAACGGAGAAGCTTGCGTACAGAGCTTAAAGAGAGCAGATTTCGCGAGACAAGACTTCTGCAAGACTACACTGAACTCGAGGATGAAAACATTTCCTTGCAGAAGCAAGTATCCACTTTGCGGTCTAGTCAGGTGGAATTTGAAGGTGCCAAACATGAAATACGTAGACTGACTGAGGAGGTTGAGCTTCTGAACAGTCAAGTAGAAGAGTTGtctaatttaaagaaaatagcTGAGAAGCAGATGGAAGAAGCATTGGAGTCGTTGCAAGCCGAAAGGGAGGCAAAATATGTCCTCAAGAAGGAACTGGATCAGAGAATGAACAGCGAATCTATCTACAACCTCAGTAATCTTGCACTTTCCATTCGCGGTATTACGGATGACCAAACGATGTGCAGCGATGGTGAGGATGATTCTCCAGCACTAAGAAGAATAGAGGATGATCTGAAGACTCAAGAACCTGGCACCTCATCGCCAAACAAGCAG GTCGACCTGTTCTCGGAGATTCATTTGAACGAACTGAAAAAGCTTGAAAAGCAACTTGAAATGGCTGAAACTGAAAAGGCAGTACTGACGCAGAACCTGAAGGAATCACAGTGTGCTGTTGACAAGAGCCAAGCGGAATTGCAGTCGTTCATTGCGCGCATTGTACAATTAGCTGCCCATGTCCAGTCTCTGCAGCACATTCACTCGAAGCTACCAGAGAAGCAAAGCGATGAAACCACCCTGGACAAGCTGAATTTG GCCATTATTCAATATCACCAATGGAGTACAATGTCAGCTCAAGAAGTTCAACAACTACAAAAAGACTTGGCTGAATTGGAGAAGGGTCTGACGATTTCAGATTCTACTCAACATCTCAGAACGGAACTTACGAATCTTCGTAACAAG ATACCTGTAACAGAGAAGAGCCTACAAGAAAAG TTGTTGGATACTGAGCAAAGAAGTATGCTGCTCGAATCAGATGTCAGCATCCTTTCAAAGCTTGCCGCCGAGGCTGGCAGTTCTTTGGAATCTGCCCAAAACGATCTCCAGAATATGTCAGACGAGCTTGCAACGCTTTATCATCACGTATGCACGGTCAACGGTGAAACTCCATCTAGG GTTATTCTCGATCACGAGAAAATTGTTCCTGCAGATAGCGAGGAGGAAAGTGGTAAGATTGAGTGGTGTAGAACACTCTTCAAGACTGACATCAAAATCAAGGACCTCGAGAGCCTCAGTAAAGCTAAGGAAATCACGAAAAACATCGAAACCGCCATGGATCAAATCAAATACCTCAGGAGTGCAGTCGAGCATACTATTGAATTGTCCAAACTTAAGGGTATCAAAACTGGAATGTGTGCTGTATGCGAAG CTTCCGTCAGTGAGAATAAGTTAGAGGTAGCTGAACTTCAGGAACAGGTGATCCGACTTAAGGCTTTGCTCTCGGCTAAGCAAGAGCAAATAGCTACTTTGAGAACCGTACTGAAGTCTAATAAGAATACCGCGGAAGTGGCCCTAAGCAATCTCAAGAGCAAATATGAGAATGAGAAAACTATCGTTAACGAGACGATGCTCAAATTGCGAAACGAGCTGAGGACGTTGAAGGAAAACGCGGCTACATTCTCAA GTTTACGCGCGATGTTTGCGGCGCGCTGCGAGGAGAACGCTACACGCGAGGACGAGCTGAAGCGACAGCTCGCCGTCGCAGAGGAGGACCGCAAAACACTGAACCAGCTGTTACGCCTCGCTGTCCAGCAAAAGCTCGGACTGACGATGAAACTCGAGGAGCTCGAGGTTGACCGGGAGCTGCGCAACACGAGGAGACACCCAGCGAGCGcaggaggcggcggcggcggaggtgGCAATGGTCGGGGCCGTGGCAGGCTGCCCCAGCAGACGAACCGTCCCCATCAGGGCAGGGAATTTTTCTAG
- the LOC100678476 gene encoding protein bicaudal D-like — protein MNQNQGEDIKTEMSAVAAVLEVSARKDMLELAQIQEEAMEFKAILTTKQEQLAELITVLEYDKDTVEAALNNLKSKHKNMKPAMNKRLTKLRNELMTMKERAAKFSSMCAVCESHINKLNLEMAATSKRYD, from the exons ATGAATCAAAACCAAGGCGAGGATATAAAAACTGAAATGAGTGCTGTGGCCGCTGTGCTTGAAG TTTCCGCCAGAAAAGATATGCTAGAACTAGCTCAGATTCAAGAAGAGGCGATGGAATTCAAGGCAATACTGACGACGAAGCAAGAGCAATTAGCTGAGTTGATAACTGTACTGGAGTACGATAAGGATACTGTGGAAGCGGCGCTAAACAATCTCAAGAGCAAACATAAGAATATGAAACCTGCCATGAACAAGAGGTTGACTAAATTACGAAACGAACTGATGACGATGAAGGAACGCGCAGCTAAATTCTCAA GTATGTGCGCGGTGTGTGAAAGTCACATAAACAAGCTCAATCTAGAGATGGCAGCGACTAGCAAAAGGTATGATTGA